In the genome of Vicia villosa cultivar HV-30 ecotype Madison, WI linkage group LG7, Vvil1.0, whole genome shotgun sequence, one region contains:
- the LOC131615886 gene encoding WD repeat-containing protein 26 homolog yields MGGVDDEEPALKRMKLSSNGLVGLSNGSSSVEPVGGGLSSDSMARTLPSKEDEQVVGSKGVIKRDEFVRIIAKALYSLGYIKSGERLEEESGIALHSPGVNLFTQQVLDGNWDESVATLRKIGLTDETVVRSASCLILEQKFFELLNKDKVMDALKTLREEITPLCILSSRIRELSSCLVSPSPKQDVVKVRSRSKLMEELQKMLPPTVMIPEKRLEHLVEQALILQQESCPFHNSMDMMSLYSDHHCGKDLIPSKTVQILEKHDGEVWFVQFSHNGKYLASASKDQTTIIWEVGVNGLSIKHILSGHQKPIHSVSWSPNDEELLTCGEEECVRRWDVSTGKCVQIYEKAGAGLVSCTWFPGGKHILSSLSDKSICMWELDGKEVESWKGQKSLKISDLDITDDEEVILSICKPNTVLLFNRETKVERFIEENQTLTSFSLSKDNKFLLVDLLNQEIHLWNIEGDPKLVGKYKGHQRARYIIRSCFGGLKQAFIASGSEDSQVYIWHKSSGEPIEILPGHSGSVNCVSWNPANPHMLASASDDRTIRIWGLNSLDKKKYQNGHSNGIHYCNGGT; encoded by the exons ATGGGAGGTGTGGACGATGAAGAACCAGCTTTGAAACGTATGAAGCTTTCCTCGAACGGACTAGTTGGCTTGTCTAACGGATCATCTTCTGTAGAGCCTGTTGGAGGAGGGTTGTCTAGTGACTCTATGGCTCGGACACTTCCGTCTAAAGAGGATGAACAAGTTGTCGGTTCCAAAGGGGTTATAAAGAGAGACGAATTTGTTAGAATAATTGCAAAGGCGTTGTATTCTCTTGGTTATATAAAGAGTGGAGAGCGTCTTGAAGAGGAGTCTGGTATAGCTTTACACTCGCCTGGGGTGAATCTGTTTACACAACAAGTGCTTGATGGAAATTGGGATGAGAGTGTAGCCACATTGCGTAAAATTGGTCTGACGGATGAAACTGTTGTTAGATCGGCGTCGTGTTTGATATTGGAACAGAAATTCTTTGAACTTCTAAACAAGGATAAGGTTATGGATGCATTGAAGACCTTAAGGGAGGAGATTACTCCACTTTGCATTCTTAGTAGTAGAATTCGCGAACTTTCTTCCTGCCTAGTGTCTCCATCACCTAAGCAAGATGTTGTGAAAGTGAGGTCTAGGTCAAAGCTTATGGAGGAGTTGCAGAAAATGCTTCCTCCAACAGTGATGATACCCGAAAAAAGGTTGGAACATCTGGTTGAACAAGCCCTTATCTTGCAACAAGAGTCTTGCCCATTTCATAACTCAATGGATATGATGTCATTATATTCTGATCATCATTGTGGAAAAGATCTTATACCTTCTAAAACAGTACAG ATATTAGAGAAACATGATGGGGAAGTCTGGTTTGTACAATTTTCACATAATGGAAAATATTTAGCTTCAGCATCAAAGGATCAAACTACAATCATCTGGgag GTTGGCGTAAATGGGCTGTCTATAAAGCATATATTATCTGGTCACCAGAAACCCATTCATTCTGTTTCATGGAGTCCTAATGATGAAGAGCTACTCACATGTGGAGAGGAGGAATGTGTTAGGCGTTGGGATGTCTCTACTGGTAAGTGTGTCCAAATTTATGAAAAAGCTGGTGCTGGCCTAGTCTCCTGTACATGGTTTCCAGGTGGAAAACATATACTTTCTAGCTTAAGTGATAAGAGCATTTGCATGTGGGAATTAGATGGGAAAGAAGTGGAGTCTTGGAAAGGACAAAAATCCCTTAAGATTTCTGATTTGGATATAACCGATGACGAAGAAGTGATTCTAAGTATATGTAAACCCAATACAGTACTGCTGTTCAATAGAGAAACAAAGGTTGAGAGATTTATTGAAGAAAACCAGACATTAACTTCTTTTTCTTTATCAAAGGATAACAAATTCTTGctggttgatcttttgaaccaaGAAATACATCTATGGAATATTGAAGGTGATCCTAAGCTCGTTGGCAAGTACAAAGGTCATCAGCGCGCTAGGTATATTATAAGGTCTTGCTTTGGTGGACTTAAGCAAGCTTTCATTGCTAGTGGTAGTGAGGATTCACAG GTTTACATATGGCACAAAAGCTCCGGAGAACCAATAGAGATATTGCCCGGTCATTCGGGATCTGTTAATTGTGTGAGCTGGAATCCAGCTAATCCCCACATGTTAGCCTCTGCGAGTGATGACCGGACAATTCGGATATGGGGCCTTAACAGTCTGGATAAGAAAAAGTACCAAAATGGACACAGCAATGGCATCCATTACTGCAATGGAGGAACTTAG